A stretch of the Flavobacterium aquiphilum genome encodes the following:
- a CDS encoding YjjG family noncanonical pyrimidine nucleotidase: MFSNKITDIFFDLDHTLWDFDLNSGLAFGAILKKDHPTIEIEDFIEKYAPINQACWKLYQHDKITHAELRYNRLKYTFDALEYFVSDAQIEGIAHDYIELLPENNHLFDGAVEVLEYLEKKYKLHIITNGFAEVQYKKIKNSNIAGFFKTITNSEMAGVKKPNPTIFEHALNLAKTKKENSLMIGDCLDADVQGALNAGLDAIFFNDKKVKVGQDIKQVTYLLELKKYL, translated from the coding sequence ATGTTTTCTAATAAAATAACAGATATATTTTTCGACTTGGACCATACATTATGGGATTTTGATCTCAATTCGGGCTTGGCTTTTGGGGCCATCTTGAAGAAAGATCATCCTACAATTGAAATTGAAGATTTCATTGAAAAGTATGCTCCTATCAATCAGGCTTGCTGGAAATTATACCAACATGATAAAATTACGCATGCTGAATTACGTTATAACCGTCTCAAATATACCTTTGATGCATTGGAATATTTTGTTTCTGATGCACAAATAGAGGGTATTGCTCATGATTATATTGAACTCCTTCCCGAAAACAATCATTTATTTGATGGAGCAGTTGAAGTGCTGGAATATCTCGAAAAAAAGTATAAATTGCACATTATTACCAACGGCTTTGCTGAAGTACAATACAAGAAAATAAAAAATTCGAATATTGCTGGATTTTTCAAAACGATTACCAATTCTGAGATGGCAGGTGTTAAGAAACCCAATCCAACGATTTTTGAGCATGCACTTAATTTGGCGAAGACCAAAAAAGAAAACAGTCTAATGATTGGAGATTGTCTCGATGCAGATGTTCAAGGGGCTCTAAATGCTGGATTGGATGCTATTTTTTTTAATGACAAAAAAGTCAAAGTTGGTCAGGATATTAAACAAGTAACATATTTATTAGAACTAAAAAAATATTTATAA
- a CDS encoding SusD/RagB family nutrient-binding outer membrane lipoprotein, with product MKNRLLILIPIISMFISCSDDITDLNKNTKDATVVPAEFLFTNAEKAMMDQVTSTSVNFNIFRLFSQQWTEVQYPQESQYDLTGRKIPDAHWNVYYRDVLRDFKESKNLLLDKKAHFVGSPAEAKALDNKLAIIDILSSYTYGLLVDTFGDIPYTESLDIIKYPQPKYDDAKTIYMDLIAKLTAASHALDKNNGSFDSADLVYHGNTAKWAKFANSLRLRMAINMADVDASYASAQALAAIADGIIASSADSAYLVYTPLQPNTNPLYVDLVASGRNDFLPADTFVNKMNDLSDPRRAEYFTEYPEGSGTYKGGVYGVLNTYANFSHLTPTIKEPEYPGVLFTYSEVEFLLAEASARGMAVAGTPASHYTAAITASMTDWGVAPADIATYLARPDVAYATATGTWQQKIGTQSWIALYNRGFEAWTSYRRLDFPVLNVPPVTYEDADGPIKVVPRRYSYPGAEETLNSTNLKAAVSKIGSNGTSKRIFWDKF from the coding sequence ATGAAAAATAGACTTCTCATATTAATTCCTATCATTTCTATGTTTATATCATGCAGCGATGATATTACGGATTTGAATAAGAACACAAAGGACGCAACTGTCGTTCCTGCTGAATTTTTATTCACCAATGCTGAAAAAGCAATGATGGATCAAGTAACAAGTACATCTGTCAACTTTAATATATTCAGATTATTCTCGCAACAATGGACTGAGGTGCAATATCCACAAGAAAGTCAATACGATCTTACTGGACGTAAAATTCCTGATGCTCATTGGAATGTATATTACCGTGATGTATTGAGAGATTTTAAAGAATCTAAAAATCTATTATTGGACAAAAAAGCTCATTTTGTTGGATCTCCCGCAGAAGCAAAAGCATTAGACAATAAATTAGCTATAATCGATATATTATCATCTTATACATATGGGTTATTAGTAGATACTTTTGGCGATATTCCTTACACAGAATCTTTAGATATCATAAAATATCCGCAGCCAAAATATGATGATGCTAAGACTATCTATATGGATCTTATTGCAAAATTAACAGCTGCTTCCCATGCTTTGGACAAAAACAATGGGAGCTTTGATAGTGCAGATTTAGTTTATCACGGAAACACCGCAAAATGGGCTAAATTTGCTAACAGTTTACGTCTTAGAATGGCTATTAATATGGCTGACGTTGATGCATCTTATGCTTCTGCACAGGCTCTTGCAGCTATAGCTGACGGTATAATTGCTTCATCTGCAGATAGTGCTTATCTTGTTTACACTCCACTTCAACCAAACACAAACCCATTGTATGTTGATTTAGTAGCTAGTGGTCGTAACGATTTCTTACCAGCAGACACATTTGTAAATAAAATGAATGATCTTTCTGACCCAAGAAGAGCTGAATACTTTACTGAATATCCAGAAGGATCAGGAACCTATAAAGGAGGAGTATATGGTGTACTTAACACTTATGCTAATTTCTCTCATCTTACTCCAACAATTAAAGAACCTGAATACCCAGGTGTTTTATTCACCTATTCTGAAGTTGAATTCTTATTAGCAGAAGCTTCAGCAAGAGGTATGGCTGTTGCAGGAACACCTGCTTCACACTATACAGCTGCAATTACTGCTTCTATGACAGATTGGGGTGTAGCTCCTGCTGATATCGCTACTTACTTAGCAAGACCTGACGTCGCCTATGCAACAGCTACAGGAACTTGGCAACAAAAAATTGGTACTCAATCTTGGATTGCTTTATATAACAGAGGTTTTGAAGCTTGGACATCTTACAGAAGATTAGATTTCCCTGTATTGAACGTACCTCCTGTTACTTACGAAGATGCTGATGGCCCAATTAAAGTTGTTCCTAGACGTTACTCATACCCAGGTGCTGAGGAAACTCTAAATTCAACTAATTTGAAAGCTGCTGTTAGCAAAATTGGAAGCAACGGTACTTCTAAACGTATTTTCTGGGATAAATTCTAA
- a CDS encoding carboxymuconolactone decarboxylase family protein, whose product MENRININEIEPQAYKAMYALEGYLASTQLTKTQKELIKIRASQINGCAFCIDMHTKDALKYGETTQRIFLLNAWRETNLFTEEEKVILAITEEVTLIHNHGLSSETYKKAEQFFDKNTIAQIIMAAVTINAWNRIAISTQLEPAS is encoded by the coding sequence ATGGAAAATAGAATAAACATCAATGAAATAGAACCTCAGGCGTATAAAGCCATGTATGCTTTGGAAGGTTATTTGGCATCAACTCAATTGACAAAAACACAAAAAGAATTAATAAAAATTAGAGCTTCCCAAATTAATGGTTGTGCGTTTTGTATCGATATGCATACCAAAGATGCTCTAAAATATGGTGAAACCACGCAACGTATTTTTCTGCTGAATGCTTGGCGCGAGACCAATTTGTTCACAGAAGAAGAAAAAGTAATCCTGGCAATTACTGAAGAAGTTACTTTGATTCATAATCACGGGTTGTCTTCTGAAACCTATAAAAAAGCGGAGCAGTTTTTTGATAAAAACACCATTGCACAAATTATAATGGCTGCAGTAACCATAAACGCTTGGAACAGAATTGCTATAAGCACACAGCTCGAACCTGCATCATAA
- a CDS encoding RES family NAD+ phosphorylase, whose product MEVFRLARKKYPVELSGKGAAISGARWNSKGTEVIYCAQSRALAMAEVLVHLSLATLPGDFVMLTIDIPDDIFIEVLNLSKVNIDWNTFPCTFETPLLGDDFIRRNEACVLKVPSAVVKGDFNFLINPHHADFYKIKITEQVDFPFDKRIFK is encoded by the coding sequence ATGGAAGTCTTTCGATTAGCACGCAAAAAGTATCCTGTTGAATTGTCAGGAAAAGGAGCAGCCATTTCTGGAGCTCGCTGGAACTCAAAAGGAACAGAGGTTATTTATTGTGCACAAAGCAGGGCCTTGGCAATGGCCGAAGTTTTGGTTCATTTATCTTTGGCGACATTGCCCGGTGATTTTGTAATGCTGACAATTGATATTCCCGATGATATTTTTATTGAAGTGTTAAATCTAAGCAAAGTAAATATCGATTGGAATACTTTTCCTTGTACCTTTGAGACTCCTCTTTTGGGAGACGATTTTATACGGCGAAACGAAGCCTGTGTTTTGAAAGTGCCTTCAGCTGTAGTGAAAGGCGATTTTAATTTTTTGATAAATCCGCATCATGCTGATTTTTATAAAATTAAAATTACGGAGCAGGTAGATTTTCCTTTCGACAAAAGAATTTTTAAATAA
- the parS gene encoding type II RES/Xre toxin-antitoxin system antitoxin: protein MEAIKLKSTGAIDRAVRVLVKRVEQERGYKLLNKNITYEEFLKNRMLIVHAIREGIPYELFNLIKEITPFNEEDWASFLGISTKSLQRNKIKEDFIFKPLQSEKILELAEVTSLGNSVFDSEAQFYLWLKTPSFALGNLQPIELLKDSYGKEMVVNELNKIDQGIFI from the coding sequence ATGGAAGCGATAAAGTTAAAATCAACCGGAGCCATTGACAGAGCTGTTCGGGTTTTGGTCAAAAGAGTAGAGCAGGAGCGTGGTTACAAACTCTTGAATAAGAATATTACTTATGAAGAGTTTTTGAAAAATAGAATGTTGATTGTTCATGCTATTCGTGAAGGAATTCCGTATGAACTTTTTAATTTGATAAAAGAAATTACACCTTTTAATGAGGAGGATTGGGCTTCTTTTTTGGGGATTTCAACAAAATCACTTCAGAGAAATAAAATCAAGGAGGATTTTATTTTCAAGCCCTTACAATCCGAAAAAATATTGGAATTGGCCGAAGTAACTTCTTTAGGAAACAGTGTTTTTGATTCGGAGGCACAATTTTATCTTTGGTTAAAAACACCTTCATTTGCACTTGGAAATTTGCAGCCTATCGAATTGCTTAAGGATTCTTATGGAAAAGAAATGGTGGTCAATGAATTGAATAAAATAGACCAAGGGATTTTTATTTAA
- the rlmB gene encoding 23S rRNA (guanosine(2251)-2'-O)-methyltransferase RlmB, producing MEKEHQIFGIRAIIEAIQAGATVDKVYIQKEASGELMKDLMKVMKRGNINFSYVPVEKLNRLTPNNHQGAVATISPISFFDLETLIETVIDNGKKPLFLILDQVSDARNFGAIIRTAECTGVNGIIIQKAGSAPVNGDTVKTSAGAVFNIPICKVEHIKDAIFLLQASGIKTVAATEKTDQTIYSISLNEPVAIIMGSEDRGVNPSVLKIVDEKAKLPMFGSIGSLNVSVACGAFLYEAVRQRE from the coding sequence ATGGAAAAAGAACATCAAATTTTTGGGATTAGGGCTATAATTGAAGCTATCCAGGCAGGCGCAACGGTAGATAAAGTTTATATTCAGAAGGAAGCCAGCGGCGAATTAATGAAAGATTTAATGAAAGTGATGAAACGCGGTAACATCAATTTTTCATATGTTCCTGTTGAAAAACTAAATAGACTTACTCCTAATAATCACCAAGGTGCTGTAGCTACCATCTCTCCTATTTCATTTTTTGATTTGGAAACTTTGATAGAAACTGTTATTGACAATGGTAAAAAACCTTTGTTTTTAATTTTAGATCAAGTTTCGGATGCACGTAATTTTGGTGCCATAATCAGAACTGCGGAATGTACCGGTGTAAACGGAATCATTATTCAAAAAGCAGGTTCTGCCCCAGTGAACGGGGACACTGTAAAAACATCAGCTGGTGCGGTATTTAATATTCCTATTTGTAAAGTTGAACATATTAAAGACGCTATTTTTCTTTTGCAAGCGAGTGGAATAAAAACAGTTGCTGCAACCGAAAAAACGGATCAAACTATTTATAGCATTTCATTGAACGAACCTGTTGCCATCATCATGGGATCGGAAGATAGAGGAGTAAATCCATCTGTTCTTAAAATTGTTGATGAAAAAGCAAAATTACCTATGTTCGGCTCGATTGGCTCATTGAACGTTTCTGTAGCCTGTGGTGCATTTTTATACGAAGCTGTAAGACAGAGAGAGTAA
- a CDS encoding Crp/Fnr family transcriptional regulator, which produces MSQLFKNHLEKFIEIDEKEFFYILSFFQIKSVKKKENLLIGGQVCKSHYFVLNGCLRKFFINDKGIEQTTEFAIENWWITDNLAYEWGLSTEFYIQAVEKSEILVIDRDAQEKLLIEFPKMERYFRFIYQRAYAATQIRLKYLYDFSKEEFYEHLCKGYPEFVQRIPQYLIASFLGFTPEYLSEIRNKKRS; this is translated from the coding sequence ATGTCTCAGCTATTTAAAAATCATTTAGAAAAATTCATAGAAATAGATGAAAAGGAGTTTTTCTATATTTTATCTTTTTTTCAAATTAAAAGTGTAAAGAAAAAAGAAAATTTACTTATTGGAGGGCAGGTCTGTAAATCACATTATTTTGTTTTGAACGGTTGCTTGCGGAAATTTTTTATCAATGATAAAGGCATCGAGCAAACCACCGAATTTGCGATAGAAAATTGGTGGATTACTGATAATCTTGCCTACGAGTGGGGACTTTCAACAGAGTTTTATATTCAGGCAGTCGAAAAATCAGAAATTTTAGTTATTGACCGCGATGCCCAAGAAAAGTTGCTGATTGAATTCCCTAAAATGGAACGGTATTTTAGATTTATTTATCAAAGGGCTTATGCCGCCACGCAAATTCGATTGAAATACCTTTATGATTTTTCCAAAGAGGAATTCTATGAGCATTTGTGCAAGGGATATCCTGAATTTGTTCAGCGGATACCACAATATTTAATTGCTTCTTTTTTAGGTTTTACACCGGAATATTTAAGCGAAATCAGAAATAAAAAGCGTTCTTAA
- a CDS encoding YdeI/OmpD-associated family protein, giving the protein MNPKVDFYFDKSQKWQSELKQLRKIALDCQLTEELKWGTPCYTLQGKNIVLIHEFKEYCAFLFFKGALLNDSDGILIQQSKNVQAARQVRFTNVDEILEKQAILKNYIYEAIEVEKAGLEVKFKKTKEFILADEFKNRLNELPELKKAFEALTPGRQRAYMLHFSSPKQSKTRESRVEKCIPQILDGKGLND; this is encoded by the coding sequence ATGAATCCTAAAGTTGATTTTTATTTTGATAAATCACAAAAATGGCAATCGGAATTGAAGCAATTAAGAAAGATTGCCTTAGATTGTCAATTAACCGAAGAATTGAAATGGGGAACTCCTTGCTATACACTTCAGGGGAAGAATATTGTTTTAATTCATGAGTTTAAAGAATATTGTGCTTTTTTGTTTTTCAAAGGCGCATTGTTAAATGATTCTGATGGTATTTTGATTCAGCAATCAAAGAATGTGCAGGCGGCGCGTCAGGTTCGGTTTACCAATGTTGATGAAATATTGGAGAAACAAGCGATTTTGAAAAATTATATCTATGAAGCTATTGAAGTAGAAAAGGCAGGATTGGAAGTAAAATTCAAAAAAACCAAAGAATTCATTCTTGCTGATGAATTTAAAAATAGATTGAATGAATTGCCAGAATTGAAAAAAGCGTTTGAAGCCTTGACTCCTGGACGACAAAGAGCATATATGTTACATTTTTCTTCTCCAAAGCAATCTAAGACACGAGAATCAAGGGTAGAAAAATGTATTCCCCAAATTCTTGATGGAAAAGGATTGAATGATTAG
- a CDS encoding UDP-N-acetylmuramate--L-alanine ligase, giving the protein MKTHFIAIGGSAMHNLALALHNKGYQVTGSDDAIFEPSKSRLEKKGIMPAELGWFPEKITSDIDAIILGMHAKADNPELLKAQELELKIYSYPEFLYEQSKNKTRVVIGGSHGKTTITSMILHVMHYHNIEVDYMVGAQLEGFDTMVHLTEENDFMVLEGDEYLSSPIDRRPKFHLYQPNIALISGIAWDHINVFPTYDFYVEQFEIFIDKITNGGILVYNEDDSEVKRVAEKATNPIRKIPYTTPKYEVKDGVTLLETPEGPMPIEVFGAHNLNNLAGAKWICQNMGVDEADFYEAIASFKGASKRLEKIAESKTKVAYKDFAHSPSKVAATTKAVKEQYPNRTVVACLELHTYSSLNAEFLKEYEGALEYADVAVVFYSPDAVKIKQLEEVTYEQIAKAFNREDLIIYTNPAEFKEYLFNLNLDNSALLLMSSGNYGGLNFDEVKGLIE; this is encoded by the coding sequence ATGAAAACACATTTCATTGCCATAGGCGGAAGCGCAATGCACAACTTAGCATTGGCATTACACAACAAAGGATATCAGGTTACGGGAAGTGACGATGCAATTTTTGAACCTTCAAAATCAAGATTAGAAAAAAAAGGAATTATGCCTGCTGAGCTAGGTTGGTTTCCTGAGAAAATCACTTCAGATATTGATGCCATAATCCTTGGGATGCACGCCAAAGCTGATAATCCAGAACTGTTGAAAGCACAAGAATTAGAACTTAAAATTTATTCATATCCTGAATTTTTATACGAACAGTCAAAAAACAAAACGCGTGTAGTTATTGGTGGTTCTCACGGAAAAACGACCATCACTTCGATGATTTTACACGTGATGCATTATCATAATATTGAAGTCGATTATATGGTTGGTGCGCAATTGGAAGGTTTCGATACAATGGTTCATCTTACCGAAGAAAATGATTTTATGGTCTTGGAAGGGGATGAATATTTGTCTTCACCAATTGACCGAAGACCTAAATTTCATTTGTATCAACCCAATATCGCCCTGATTTCGGGAATTGCATGGGATCATATCAATGTGTTTCCTACCTATGATTTTTATGTGGAGCAGTTTGAAATTTTTATTGACAAAATCACAAACGGCGGAATCTTGGTTTACAATGAAGATGATTCTGAAGTAAAACGAGTTGCGGAAAAAGCGACAAACCCAATCCGAAAAATTCCTTACACAACTCCAAAATATGAAGTAAAAGACGGAGTAACACTTTTGGAAACTCCCGAAGGCCCAATGCCAATTGAGGTTTTTGGCGCACACAACCTAAATAATTTGGCCGGAGCCAAATGGATTTGTCAAAACATGGGAGTGGATGAAGCCGATTTTTATGAAGCGATTGCCAGTTTCAAAGGGGCATCAAAACGTTTGGAAAAAATTGCAGAAAGTAAAACTAAAGTAGCTTATAAAGATTTTGCCCATTCACCAAGTAAAGTGGCCGCGACTACCAAAGCCGTAAAAGAGCAATATCCAAATCGCACAGTTGTGGCTTGTTTGGAATTGCACACCTACAGCAGTTTGAACGCCGAGTTTTTGAAAGAATATGAAGGAGCTCTTGAATATGCCGATGTTGCTGTTGTTTTTTATTCGCCTGATGCTGTTAAAATCAAACAGCTTGAGGAAGTAACCTACGAGCAGATTGCCAAAGCGTTCAATAGAGAAGATTTGATTATTTACACGAACCCAGCTGAGTTCAAAGAATATCTTTTTAATTTAAATCTTGATAATTCTGCTTTATTATTAATGAGCTCCGGAAATTACGGAGGATTAAATTTTGATGAGGTAAAAGGTTTGATTGAGTAA
- the radC gene encoding RadC family protein, with product MEPNNFPITHWAEDDKPREKLMLKGRNVLSDAELIAILIGSGNRNESAVDLSKRILASVNHNLNALGKLTIAQLMNFKGIGEAKAISIIAAMELGRRRKSEDVVELAKITSSKAVFELMQPIIGELPHEEFWVLFLNNSNKVLFKTQLSKGGMTGTMVDVRIVFKIAFEQNATAIILAHNHPSGKLQASDADIQITKKLKTAGQQLDIPVLDHLIITETGYYSFADEGIF from the coding sequence ATGGAGCCAAATAATTTTCCAATCACACATTGGGCAGAAGATGACAAGCCTCGGGAGAAACTAATGCTTAAGGGCAGAAATGTTTTAAGCGATGCCGAATTAATTGCGATACTCATAGGTTCGGGAAACCGAAATGAATCGGCAGTGGATTTGAGTAAACGGATTTTGGCCAGTGTCAATCATAATTTGAATGCTTTGGGGAAGCTAACTATTGCCCAGTTAATGAATTTTAAGGGAATTGGCGAAGCCAAAGCAATATCGATAATTGCCGCAATGGAATTGGGAAGGCGAAGAAAGAGTGAGGATGTGGTTGAATTGGCAAAAATAACGTCCAGTAAAGCAGTTTTCGAACTGATGCAGCCCATAATTGGAGAGTTGCCGCATGAAGAATTTTGGGTTCTGTTTTTAAATAATTCGAATAAAGTGCTTTTCAAAACCCAGTTGAGCAAAGGCGGAATGACAGGCACTATGGTTGATGTTCGTATTGTTTTTAAAATTGCTTTTGAGCAAAATGCTACCGCTATAATTCTTGCGCATAATCATCCCTCCGGAAAATTGCAGGCCAGTGATGCCGATATTCAAATTACCAAAAAACTCAAAACTGCCGGACAGCAATTGGATATTCCGGTTCTGGATCATTTAATTATTACAGAAACTGGATACTATAGTTTTGCTGACGAAGGAATATTTTAA
- a CDS encoding rhomboid family intramembrane serine protease, translating to MEENDFKFTNAVIGVPLFFVLFLWFVYWLEIRFGFDFDEHGILPRTFSGLQGIVFSPFIHSNIDHLYNNSIPLLVLLAALFFFYRKEAKGILAYGILLSGGLTWLIGRENYHIGASGLIYVLVSFIFFKGLQTHYYRLVALSLTVVVLYGGMVWYVFPKIDETISWEGHLSGLIAGFVLTFFYKKPEFKKVTKYDWERPDYDPSQDKFMQRFDENGNFVNPPKPEITEENGDEIVPFFQSNSDVIYHYIENKEEDINEKNESKPEL from the coding sequence ATGGAAGAAAATGATTTTAAATTTACCAATGCAGTTATAGGGGTACCGCTTTTTTTTGTGTTATTCCTTTGGTTTGTATATTGGTTGGAAATTCGCTTTGGATTTGATTTTGATGAGCACGGGATTTTACCGAGAACTTTTTCTGGTCTGCAAGGCATAGTGTTTAGTCCGTTCATTCATTCTAATATTGATCATCTTTATAATAATTCAATACCATTATTAGTGCTTTTGGCTGCTTTATTTTTTTTCTATAGAAAAGAAGCAAAAGGAATATTAGCGTATGGAATTCTGCTTTCCGGAGGCTTAACGTGGCTCATCGGAAGAGAAAATTATCATATTGGAGCCAGCGGTTTAATCTATGTGTTGGTTTCGTTTATATTTTTTAAAGGACTTCAAACACATTACTATCGATTAGTAGCATTGTCGCTCACTGTTGTGGTTCTTTATGGTGGTATGGTTTGGTATGTTTTTCCAAAAATTGATGAAACCATTTCTTGGGAAGGTCATTTGTCAGGGTTAATTGCGGGTTTTGTGCTTACTTTTTTTTATAAAAAACCAGAATTCAAGAAAGTGACAAAATATGATTGGGAACGCCCTGATTACGATCCGTCACAAGATAAATTTATGCAACGTTTTGACGAAAACGGTAATTTTGTCAATCCACCTAAGCCCGAAATAACTGAGGAGAATGGAGATGAAATTGTACCTTTTTTTCAATCAAACTCAGATGTAATTTATCATTATATTGAAAATAAAGAAGAGGATATAAACGAAAAAAATGAATCAAAACCGGAGCTTTGA
- a CDS encoding tetratricopeptide repeat protein: MTSILLEILYFWKMKLLLSFFLLFPLLLLSQSFEKGEKLFVDGKYNQAQLVLENYLKNNPSNLKALEYLGDISAYNKVWDKAISYYKRLKTLKPTEANYFYKYGAVLAMKASEISKLKALGIIGEVRSSFEKAISLNPKHIEARWALIELYLELPGIVGGSESKAVKYSEELREISPVDGYLSLGHIEEYFKRYPNAEKQYKRAILIGGSKICYQKLADLYKNKMNQPDKANKVWEDFKNKKK, from the coding sequence ATGACTTCTATTCTTTTAGAAATTCTTTATTTTTGGAAGATGAAATTATTGCTAAGCTTTTTTTTACTATTTCCACTTTTATTGCTTTCCCAATCTTTTGAAAAAGGGGAAAAGTTGTTTGTAGACGGGAAATACAACCAAGCGCAGCTTGTACTTGAAAATTATCTCAAAAACAATCCATCAAACCTTAAAGCCCTTGAATATTTAGGAGATATTTCTGCTTACAATAAGGTTTGGGACAAGGCTATTTCCTATTACAAAAGGCTAAAAACATTGAAGCCCACTGAGGCCAATTATTTCTACAAATACGGAGCCGTTTTAGCAATGAAAGCTTCGGAGATCAGCAAATTGAAGGCATTGGGAATAATCGGTGAAGTGCGTTCTTCATTTGAAAAAGCCATTTCCTTAAACCCAAAACATATCGAAGCCAGATGGGCGTTAATCGAATTGTACCTTGAATTACCCGGAATTGTGGGGGGAAGTGAATCCAAAGCTGTTAAATATTCAGAAGAATTACGTGAAATATCACCAGTTGATGGCTATTTGTCCCTTGGTCATATCGAGGAGTATTTCAAAAGATACCCAAATGCCGAAAAACAATACAAAAGAGCCATTTTGATAGGAGGTTCTAAGATATGTTATCAAAAATTAGCCGATTTGTATAAAAACAAAATGAATCAGCCGGATAAGGCTAATAAGGTTTGGGAAGATTTTAAAAATAAGAAGAAATAG
- a CDS encoding replication-associated recombination protein A, with the protein MEAPLAERIRPQKLEDYISQSHLVGPNGSLTQQISKGIIPSLIFWGPPGTGKTTLAQIIAQESKRPFYILSAINSGVKDIRDVIEKAKQSGGLFTAKNPILFIDEIHRFSKSQQDSLLAAVEKGWITLIGATTENPSFEVIPALLSRCQVYILNAFTKADLEHLLQRAIKTDKYLATKKIELTETEALLRLSGGDGRKLLNIFELVVNASAESEIFITNDRVFELVQQNTVLYDKSGEQHYDIVSAFIKSIRGSDPNGAVYWLARMIEGGEDVKFIARRMLILSSEDIGNANPTAFIMANNTFQAVSTIGYPESRIILSQCAIYLATSPKSNSSYMAIGTAQQLVKQTGDLPVPLHLRNAPTKLMKELGYGEDYKYSHDYTNNFAEQEFLPDAIKETVLYNPGSNSRENSNREFLKNRWKDKYGY; encoded by the coding sequence ATGGAAGCACCACTGGCAGAACGCATACGCCCGCAAAAACTTGAAGATTATATCAGTCAGTCCCATTTGGTTGGACCAAATGGTTCGTTGACACAACAAATATCGAAAGGAATTATACCTTCCTTAATTTTTTGGGGACCTCCGGGAACTGGAAAAACGACTTTGGCGCAAATTATTGCCCAAGAATCCAAACGCCCTTTTTATATCCTGAGTGCGATTAATTCTGGGGTAAAGGATATTCGGGATGTTATTGAGAAAGCCAAACAAAGTGGAGGACTATTTACCGCTAAAAACCCCATTTTATTCATTGATGAGATTCATCGCTTCAGTAAATCGCAACAAGATTCATTATTGGCTGCTGTTGAAAAAGGGTGGATTACGCTTATCGGTGCAACAACCGAAAATCCAAGTTTTGAAGTCATACCCGCTTTATTGTCTCGTTGTCAGGTATATATTTTGAATGCGTTTACAAAAGCTGATTTGGAGCATTTGTTGCAAAGAGCCATAAAAACAGATAAATATTTAGCTACAAAAAAAATAGAACTCACTGAAACAGAGGCGCTGTTACGTCTTTCAGGTGGCGATGGACGCAAACTATTAAATATTTTTGAACTGGTCGTAAATGCCTCCGCTGAAAGCGAAATTTTCATTACCAATGATCGCGTTTTTGAATTGGTGCAGCAAAATACAGTTTTGTATGACAAAAGTGGTGAACAACATTATGACATTGTTTCGGCTTTTATAAAATCAATTAGAGGCAGTGATCCAAATGGAGCGGTTTATTGGCTCGCTCGAATGATTGAAGGCGGTGAAGACGTAAAATTCATTGCCAGAAGAATGTTGATTTTGTCAAGTGAAGATATTGGAAATGCCAATCCAACTGCTTTCATTATGGCAAATAATACTTTTCAGGCTGTATCAACAATTGGTTATCCTGAAAGTCGCATTATTTTGAGCCAATGCGCCATTTATCTTGCGACTTCGCCTAAAAGCAATTCTTCCTATATGGCAATTGGAACTGCTCAACAATTAGTCAAACAAACCGGAGATTTACCGGTTCCTCTTCATTTGCGCAACGCTCCTACCAAATTAATGAAAGAACTTGGATATGGAGAAGATTATAAATATTCGCATGATTATACCAATAATTTTGCAGAACAGGAATTTTTGCCCGACGCTATAAAAGAAACGGTTCTTTACAATCCAGGGAGCAATTCTAGAGAGAACAGCAACCGTGAATTTTTAAAGAACCGTTGGAAAGATAAATATGGATATTAA